TCGTCCTTGCGGCCCGCGTCGGCCGTCTCGCAGATGACCGGGGCGTCGGCCGCCTGGACCACCGCGACCAGCAACTGCGGATCGATCTGACCGGTGCCGAAGTTGGCGTGCCGGTCGGCGCCCGACCCCGCGGCGTCGCGCGAGTCATTGCAGTGCACCAGGTCGATGCGGCCGGTGAGCGCCTTGATGCGGTCAACCGCGTCGACGAGTTCCTCCCCCGCGGCCCACGCGTGGCAGGTGTCCAGACAGAAGCCGATACCGGTATCACCGATGCGGTCCCACAGCCGACCGATGACATCGAAGTGCCGCGCCATCGCGTGATCGCCGCCCGCGGTGTTCTCCAGGTAGATCTGCATGTCGGTCTCGAGGTAGTCGAGCGCCTTGACCCAGCGTTCGAAGCCTGCCTCGTAGTCGTTGTCGTCGGCGTGCCCGCCGTGCACGATCACCGCCGTCGCATTGATCTCCGATGCGGCGTCACACGTGTCCTGCAGGATCTTGCGCGACGGGATGCGCACACGGTTGTTGGCCGATGCGACGTTGATCAGGTAGGGCGCGTGCACATAGAGCGGGATGCTGGACGCCTTGAGCACGTCGGCGTCCTCGCGCGGTTTGGGTTTCTTCCAGCTCTGCGGGTTGCCGAGGAAGAACTGCACGACGTCGGCACCGTCGGCGGCAGCGTCGGCCAGGGGGTCGTCTCCGTGAACATGCGAACCGATGAGCACGCAGCCGAGTCTAGGCGCGCACCCCGACACTCACCCCCGTCGCCCGGTGGCGTCGTCGATCAGCCGAGCGGCCGCGGCGCGCGCGTGCAACAGCGCCGAGGTGTCATTGAGCGACGTCGCCAACGCCGTCGCTCCCTCGAACAGCACCATCAGCTGATTACCCAGGGCATACGCGTCGTCCGCGCCGGCCTCCTCGGCCACCCCGACGAGCCGCTCGGCAAAGCGCCGCTTGTGCGTACGGATGATCTCGTCGATGCCCGCCCATTCGCCCGCGGACTCGACCGCGGCGTTGTGAAACGGACAACCCCGAAACCGCTCCACCGGCCGCGCCTCGAAGATCGCCAGAAGTCGTTCCCGGGGAGTGAGGTCCGTACGGTCCAAGGGCCGCTCCATCGGTGTACCCGACTGGTCAAGTGTGCGCAGGTAGTTCTCGACGAGTTCGGTCTTGCTCGAGAAGTGTTGATAGAGCGTCCGTTTCGACACCTTGGCCTCTTGGATCACCGCCTCGACACCGGTGGCGTTGATGCCGTTGCGGTAGAACAGTCTCGCGGCGGTGGCGGCGAGGCGTTCTCGCGCTCCCCGGCCACCATGGGACGCCTTGGTGGTCATGCATGCGAGTATACCGATCGGTACCATAGCTACATGGACCTGCGTGAAGGAGACGATGTGACCCACCCATTCGACGCGGCGATCCAACTCGAAGCCGGCGGACAGGGTCTGGCGGGCCGCACGGTGCCCGAATACGCCAACATGGTCGGGCCGTTCGGCGGGGCGAGCGCCGCAGCGCTGCTGCGCGCCGTTGAGCTGCATCCCGAGCGCGCCGGTAGCCCTGTGGCACTCACCGTGAACTTCGCGGCACCGATCGCCGACGGCGAGTTCCACATCGACACCAACTTGGTGCGGGCCAATCGCACCAACCAGCACTGGACCGTGTCCCTGCATCAGGGTGATGGTGTAATGGCCACGGCTACGGCTGTTTTCGGAACCCGACGCGATACCTGGTCCGACATCGAGGCCCAGATGCCGGACGTGCCCGCTCCGGAGTCGGTGGAGCGGACGCCGGGGCCCGAGGGCATCCGGTTCCTGCAGAACTACGACCTGCGTTTCGTCGCCGGACCCCCGCCCGTCGACGGCGTGGCCCGACCGTCGTCGACGACAACGCTTTGGGTGCGCCACGATCCCGTCCGAGATCTCGACTTCAGCGCACTGGCCGCGCTTTCCGACATCTTCTACCCGCGAATCTTCCTGCGTCGGGGCGAACCCGTCCCGGCAGGGACCATCTCGATGACGGTGTACTTCCACGTCGAGGATGCCGAAGTGGTCGGCCTGGGCGATGACTATGTACTGGCGACCGCAGCGGGTCAGCAGTTCGCGCGGGGTTACTTCGATCAGACCGCCCAGCTGTGGTCTCGTGACGGCGCCCTGCTCGTGACGTCCAGCCAGATCGTTTACTACAAGTACTCCTTCGGCGGTTAGCGCCGAGAACGCCCGGTATTCCCGAATATGGGAAATGTCACTGGGTCTAGCCCAGTGGGTACCGATCGGTGTACTTTGATGCGCAGCATCGAAGGAGGCAGTCATGCAGCATCTCGTCGCAACCCAGTTCGGTTCGCCTGAGGACTCGATCGAACTCACCGACAGTCCCGAATCCACCCCCGGTCCGAATCAGGTGTCGGTACGCCTGGAGGCGGCCGCCATCAATCCGTCGGATCTCCTGTTGATACAGGGCCGCTACCTCGCACGCCCGAAACTGCCGGCGACCGTCGGCGCCGAAGGAGTCGGTACCGTGGACGCCGTCGGCGACGGTGTGGACAGCGGCATCATCGGCAAGCGCGTAATCCTTTTGCCGACATACGAATACGGCACCTGGTCACAGCAGGTGGTGGTACCCCGCGATGACGTCGTCGAGGTGCCCGATGCCGATCCTCTGCAACTGGGGATGCTGACCATCAACCCGCCCACCGCCCACCTGCTGTTGGAGCGGGCCGACCTGAAGGTCGGTGACTGGGTCGGTCAGACCGCCGCGAATTCGGCCGTCGGCCGGTTCGTGGTGGCGCTCGCGAAGCGACGCGGCCTGAAGACGCTGAACGTGGTCCGGCGCGAGGACGCCGCGGCCGAAGTCAGGGAGCTCGGGGGCGACGTCGTCCTCGTCAGCGGACCTGACCTGGGCTCCGAAATCGGCGAGGCCCTCGGAGGGCGGCAGTTGAGCCTGGTTCTCGATCCGCTGGGCGGCACACACGCCGCCAGCCTGGTCGAGGCGCTGAAGTTCGGTGGCACCGCCATCGCCTACGGCTCGCTGACCGGCGCGCCGACGGGCCCGTCCACCGCCGCGCTGTTCGCCAAGGAGATTCGGTACACCGGTTTCTGGCTTGGCAATTGGTACTTCACCGCGCCGCGGCAGGAGATCGCCGACACGCTGACCTACCTCGCCGGGCTGGTGGCCGACGGCGAACTGTCGGTGCCCGTCGAGGCCACCTATCACCTCGACGAATACCAGAAGGCGTTCGCGCACGCCCAGGCCACGCAGCGGGGCGGCAAGGTCTTGTTCACCTTCGACTGACGTCCACCCCGAGGAGATCCCATCCATGACGACCAACCCCATCCTGGTGACCGGTGCGACAGGACGCCACGGCAACACCGGCGAGTACCTAGTGCGACGCCTGCGCGAGGAGGGCCGCACGGTGCGGGTGCTGGCTCGCACCCTTGGCGAGCGCACTGATCGCCTCACCGCACTCGGCGCCGAAGTCGTCGTCGGCGACCTGCATGACCGACGGACGCTGGTCCCCGCGCTGACCGATGTCGACCTGGCGTACTTCACCTATCCGATCGATGCGGGCGTCATCCCGGCGGCGGCCAATTACGCCGCGGCCGTGCGCGAGGTCGGGCGCCGACCGAGGACTGTCGTGATGTCGATGGGGCCTTCGCATCCCGAAAGCCCGAGCGGTCTCGGGCGGGCGCAGTGGCTCGCAGAGGAGATCCTGCAGTGGGCCGGCCTCGAACTGCTCATTCTTCGGGTAGCGGCGCTGTTCCACGAGAACCTCGCTGTGCTGCATGGTCGTTCGGTTCTGGAGCGTGGAGTCATCCGCAACTCGTTCGGGCCGAATGAAGTCGCGTGGATCAACGGCGGCGATGCCGCGGAACTGGCCTTGACCGCGCTATTGCGGCCGGAGCGATTCGCCGAACCGATCTACTACGCGAAGGGTGCGGAGGTGCTCAGCCACACCGAGATCGCCGCGCTGATCACTGAACTCAGCTCCGTGGACGTCCGCTACGAGGCCGTCACGCAGGAGGAGTGGCGCCGCGATCTAGAGGCGCAGTCTCAGTACGCCGGTGAGAATGTTGTGAACCCCGCAATGGCACAGCATATTTCGGCGGTGGGCGACATGGTGGCGCGGAGTGGACGCACACTGCCCGCCGACGCGGATGCACTGCGCGACCTCATCGGCCGCGAGCCGGTCACAGTACGCGACTATCTGCAGGCCAACCTCGCCGGGTTCGCGGCACACCAACCCGTCTGACGCGCCGTCGGTCTTTCCCGCCAGCAGACGCGCACACCCCCTATTTCCGTGCGATTTGGGGGTGTACGCGTCTGCTCACGTCTGCGTCGTAAACAGGAAGACCAGGAACGCGACATACGCGCACACCATGGCGGCGCCCTCGCCACGATGGACTCGTCGGCCGGTGATGAAGATGGGGATACATACCAACGTCACGGCGACCATGATCGGGATGTCGATCCGCACCAGTGCAGACGGCAACTCGAGGCCGCCTGTGGGTACCAGACAGGTGACGCCGAGGATCAGCAGGATGTTGAAAATGCTGCTGCCGAGTAGGTTCCCGACGGCGATGTCCCGGTCGCCGCGCAACGTGGAGACGACGGTGGTGACGAGTTCGGGTGCAGTCGTGCCGATTGCGACGACCGTCAGCCCGATCAATGCATCGGATACGCCGAATCCGCCGGCGATGCCGACCGCGGCGTCGACAAGCCGGTCGGCGCCCAGCACGATGATCGCGATGCCGCCGACCATCATCGCCACATGCAGGGCGGTGCTGCGGCCGCTCGGAGCATCGGCGGGGTACGCCTGGACGAATTCAGCTGCGGTGTCACGGGTTTCCCGTCGAGCTGTCTGAATCACGGCGAAGGTGTAGACCACCGCGCACACGACCAGGATTGTCCCGTCGACACGGGACAGCACACCATCGAATGCCAGGATCAGCAGCAGGATCGCGGCGGCCGCCATCACCGGCAGTTCGAATCGAAGCGTGCGCATCTCGATGGCGAGCGGCAGCATCCACGCGCTCAGGCCGAGTACGAACAGCAGATTGATCACGTTGGCGCCCGCGATGTTGCCAACTGCCAGCGCGCCCGTCCCTTCCGACGCGGCGACCACGCCGATCGCCAGTTCGGGCATGCTCGTGCCGATCGCCACCACAGTCAGGCCGATGACGATCGCGCTGATACCCAGTCGCGAGGCGATCTTCGTCGCACCGCGCACCATTACTTCCGCCCCGGCGACCAGGGCGGCCAACCCCACCACGAACCACGCCGCATGCGCAACCACTAACGTCGAGTCTCCTCGCGAGCAGACGCGTACACCCCCAAATCACGCGGAAATAGGGGGTGTACGCGTCTGCTCGGCAGCCAGAGTTCAGCTGGCGAGGTTGGTGCGCTCCAGATGACCGGCGATCCGCCGCACCAGCTCGTTTGGATACTTGCGGACGTCGTCGACAACCATTGGGACAGTCGTCCACCCGCACTCCGCCAATCTGGCGGATTTCATG
The nucleotide sequence above comes from Mycolicibacterium moriokaense. Encoded proteins:
- a CDS encoding NmrA family NAD(P)-binding protein, with protein sequence MTTNPILVTGATGRHGNTGEYLVRRLREEGRTVRVLARTLGERTDRLTALGAEVVVGDLHDRRTLVPALTDVDLAYFTYPIDAGVIPAAANYAAAVREVGRRPRTVVMSMGPSHPESPSGLGRAQWLAEEILQWAGLELLILRVAALFHENLAVLHGRSVLERGVIRNSFGPNEVAWINGGDAAELALTALLRPERFAEPIYYAKGAEVLSHTEIAALITELSSVDVRYEAVTQEEWRRDLEAQSQYAGENVVNPAMAQHISAVGDMVARSGRTLPADADALRDLIGREPVTVRDYLQANLAGFAAHQPV
- a CDS encoding zinc-dependent alcohol dehydrogenase family protein, with the translated sequence MQHLVATQFGSPEDSIELTDSPESTPGPNQVSVRLEAAAINPSDLLLIQGRYLARPKLPATVGAEGVGTVDAVGDGVDSGIIGKRVILLPTYEYGTWSQQVVVPRDDVVEVPDADPLQLGMLTINPPTAHLLLERADLKVGDWVGQTAANSAVGRFVVALAKRRGLKTLNVVRREDAAAEVRELGGDVVLVSGPDLGSEIGEALGGRQLSLVLDPLGGTHAASLVEALKFGGTAIAYGSLTGAPTGPSTAALFAKEIRYTGFWLGNWYFTAPRQEIADTLTYLAGLVADGELSVPVEATYHLDEYQKAFAHAQATQRGGKVLFTFD
- a CDS encoding acyl-CoA thioesterase, which encodes MDLREGDDVTHPFDAAIQLEAGGQGLAGRTVPEYANMVGPFGGASAAALLRAVELHPERAGSPVALTVNFAAPIADGEFHIDTNLVRANRTNQHWTVSLHQGDGVMATATAVFGTRRDTWSDIEAQMPDVPAPESVERTPGPEGIRFLQNYDLRFVAGPPPVDGVARPSSTTTLWVRHDPVRDLDFSALAALSDIFYPRIFLRRGEPVPAGTISMTVYFHVEDAEVVGLGDDYVLATAAGQQFARGYFDQTAQLWSRDGALLVTSSQIVYYKYSFGG
- a CDS encoding deoxyribonuclease IV, with protein sequence MLIGSHVHGDDPLADAAADGADVVQFFLGNPQSWKKPKPREDADVLKASSIPLYVHAPYLINVASANNRVRIPSRKILQDTCDAASEINATAVIVHGGHADDNDYEAGFERWVKALDYLETDMQIYLENTAGGDHAMARHFDVIGRLWDRIGDTGIGFCLDTCHAWAAGEELVDAVDRIKALTGRIDLVHCNDSRDAAGSGADRHANFGTGQIDPQLLVAVVQAADAPVICETADAGRKDDIAFLREHLG
- a CDS encoding TetR/AcrR family transcriptional regulator gives rise to the protein MTTKASHGGRGARERLAATAARLFYRNGINATGVEAVIQEAKVSKRTLYQHFSSKTELVENYLRTLDQSGTPMERPLDRTDLTPRERLLAIFEARPVERFRGCPFHNAAVESAGEWAGIDEIIRTHKRRFAERLVGVAEEAGADDAYALGNQLMVLFEGATALATSLNDTSALLHARAAAARLIDDATGRRG
- a CDS encoding calcium/sodium antiporter, whose protein sequence is MVAHAAWFVVGLAALVAGAEVMVRGATKIASRLGISAIVIGLTVVAIGTSMPELAIGVVAASEGTGALAVGNIAGANVINLLFVLGLSAWMLPLAIEMRTLRFELPVMAAAAILLLILAFDGVLSRVDGTILVVCAVVYTFAVIQTARRETRDTAAEFVQAYPADAPSGRSTALHVAMMVGGIAIIVLGADRLVDAAVGIAGGFGVSDALIGLTVVAIGTTAPELVTTVVSTLRGDRDIAVGNLLGSSIFNILLILGVTCLVPTGGLELPSALVRIDIPIMVAVTLVCIPIFITGRRVHRGEGAAMVCAYVAFLVFLFTTQT